Proteins from a single region of Oryza brachyantha chromosome 6, ObraRS2, whole genome shotgun sequence:
- the LOC102707969 gene encoding TOM1-like protein 9, whose translation MPQSVLVDRATSESLIGPDWSLNLEICDILNHDPSQAKDVVKSIKKRIGHKNSKIQLLALTLLETLIKNCGDFVHMHVAERDILHEMVKIVKKKPDYHVKEKILILIDTWQEAFGGARARYPQYYAAYQELLRAGAVFPQKPESSVPIYTPPQTQPLRNLPPALRNTDRQHEAPESSSAPEVPTLSLTEIQNARGVMDVLSEMLNAIDPGNREGLRQEVIVDLVDQCRSYKQRVVQLVNSTTDEELLSQGLSLNDDLQRVLAKHDAIAAGIAVRVEKPKSVQARGDNSPVTKPEGVKQADQRPTESASTATPFEQLALPAPASSSSTKPPGEPVTPNIDLLSGDDYFKPEPVDSQALVSVGNPPVPPGSANNTLDLVDMFAQSNVGNNQNPALTPMLNSNPSLSAPQLYPSQQTLPSQQVVQPQQTSPYSNGLTSNTMAPYDQRPDLNSTNSWNGQFAHGMLPQEQPPNYGQGQDQSGDLPPPPWETQPAESDQFQPGQPGGLAMPPGQIGAIQPQPVQVQPGQVAPSQPMLTGQPAGMQFQQGFGDQLGPHQTQPMHTQYGGMYPPMQSNQSAGMYPQQMAGDFYQQQMYGGQMAGYGYGQQPAGYYAPNAAYGYAGANELSQRMNGLAVQDNNMYGVSASSSFQQPMRPSRPEDSLFGDLVNIAKTKPSKTAANKAGGL comes from the exons TTGCTGGAGACATTGATTAAAAATTGTGGAGACTTTGTTCATATGCATGTTGCTGAGAGGGATATACTCCATGAAATGGTGAAGATAGTTAAGAAAAAG CCTGATTATCATGTAAAAGAGAAGATACTAATTCTGATAGACACTTGGCAAGAAGCTTTTGGTGGTGCTCGTGCAAGATATCCACAATATTATGCAGCATATCAAGAGCTACTG CGTGCTGGAGCTGTATTTCCTCAAAAACCAGAGAGCTCTGTGCCAATCTATACACCTCCACAGACTCAGCCTCTACGGAATCTTCCTCCAGCTCTACGTAATACTGATCGTCAACATGAAGCACCTGAATCGTCTTCAGCACCAGAAGTGCCTACATTGAG TTTGACAGAAATTCAGAATGCACGTGGTGTCATGGATGTCCTTTCAGAGATGTTGAATGCTATTGATCCTGGTAACAGAGAG GGTCTGAGACAGGAGGTTATTGTGGACCTTGTGGATCAATGCCGTTCTTACAAGCAGAGAGTGGTGCAGCTTGTCAACTCAACCAC GGATGAGGAGCTGCTAAGCCAGGGTCTTTCATTGAATGATGATTTACAGCGTGTTCTTGCAAAACATGATGCAATTGCTGCAGGCATAGCAGTTCGTGTAGAAAAGCCAAAATCAGTCCAGGCCCGAGGGGACAATTCTCCAGTGACCAAACCGGAAGGGGTAAAACAGGCAGATCAGAG GCCTACTGAATCTGCCAGTACAGCGACTCCATTTGAGCAATTAGCGCTCCCAGCACCTGCATCATCCAGCAGTACTAAACCTCCTGGAGAACCAGTAACCCCTAATATTGACCTGCTTAGTGGAGATGACTACTTCAAGCCAGAGCCTGTCGATTCCCAAGCCCTTGTTTCTGTAGGCAACCCACCTGTACCTCCAGGTTCAGCCAACAATACCTTGGACCTGGTAGACATGTTTGCACAAAGCAATGTTGGCAACAACCAGAACCCTGCACTCACTCCTATGCTAAACTCAAATCCTAGTCTCTCGGCACCACAACTGTATCCTTCACAGCAGACTCTTCCTTCACAGCAGGTTGTTCAACCACAACAGACTTCTCCATATTCGAATGGGTTAACTTCCAATACAATGGCACCATATGATCAGCGTCCTGATCTAAACTCCACAAATTCATGGAATGGTCAGTTTGCACATGGAATGCTTCCTCAAGAGCAGCCACCAAATTATG GTCAAGGTCAAGATCAGAGCGGTGacctcccaccaccaccctgGGAAACTCAACCTGCAGAAAGTGATCAATTCCAGCCTGGCCAACCTGGTGGGCTGGCAATGCCACCAGGACAAATTGGAGCCATTCAGCCCCAACCTGTCCAAGTTCAGCCTGGGCAAGTTGCACCATCACAACCAATGCTGACTGGGCAACCCGCAGGAATGCAGTTTCAACAAGGATTCGGGGATCAGCTTGGGCCTCACCAAACACAACCCATGCACACACAGTATGGCGGAATGTATCCTCCAATGCAAAGCAACCAATCAGCTGGCATGTATCCCCAACAGATGGCAGGAGATTTCTACCAGCAACAGATGTATGGTGGTCAGATGGCTGGTTATGGATATGGTCAGCAGCCTGCAGGCTACTATGCTCCAAATGCTGCATATGGCTATGCCGGTGCAAACGAGCTCTCCCAGAGAATGAACGGTCTCGCGGTGCAAGACAACAATATGTATGGAGTTTCTGCATCCTCATCCTTTCAGCAACCAATGAGGCCATCCAGACCCGAGGATTCGCTCTTTGGTGATCTTGTTAACATTGCCAAAACAAAGCCTAGCAAAACTGCAGCTAATAAGGCTGGCGGCTTGTAA